In Glycine max cultivar Williams 82 chromosome 15, Glycine_max_v4.0, whole genome shotgun sequence, the DNA window gattgtataaaaaaatttactctataagtgtattttttttctcttatataaaTCCACATTTTTAtcaccaattaattttttaaagttaaaaccTTGGTTAAAGCGCAGAAACGTACAATATTGagcaaaatattatataaaatgagaaattcataataactatcttaaaacttaaataaaatctcatttaatGATTGAAGTactgtaaaaatatttacataggAGAGGTTAATTAAATCCATAGTTTCATcaataaatattctttaaactttggcgtgtataaaacttgttcaATTAGTGAGCCGCTTAATTAAAAACAGTGTTCAATATGAGTCTATCTAATTAAGCTCTAGTCAATTTTTCCTAATTAATATCACTAACTATCACTCTTTCATTGTATTCATTCAACGATGAAAATTGAAGTTTCAAACAGAAGTTAACTTGAGACGTAGCAACTACCAAAATGAACTGATTGAGAAGAGACATCGAGATGAGTGGAGAAATAAAAAGTTGAAGTTTCGCTATTAGAAACAATTCAAACGACTGTAATCAATCATCAACAGTTACAggacacatatatataaaaggctGCAACTATGTTAAGTGTCAGgtttatttaaaatcatttctGGTGTACATTGGTATACTAGAGCCAAGACGAGCTGAACATCACTCGTTCTAACTACTAGGCTTAATGGGAATTTGTTTGATATAATCTAATTCAGGAATAAACTTATATTTCTGTATATATTATAATACTTTTTCTAATTGTGTTTTTATACTATTCTGGTTGAAATATTGGtatatttttacattacttTACTCATAGGTCGTTAATTctaatttgaatattatttatgatatattgacacCACAATAAAGtgctaataattaaaaatgtttaatattatataattatataatatattaaattaaactaacacGATAAGAAATGAATTCATTTGATAAGAGCTAAAcaataataagtaaattttatacATTGGAGTTtagtttgtataaaataaacatttatacaAACATTTGATAAGATTCACAAATTGAGTTATAAGGAATTTTAATTCTAATGCAATTTGAGGTGGATCAGATTTGCTTGGCTGACATAATGGATAATCCGTCAGGAGTTGTAAATACGtattaagtatatatatttGAGTGAAATCATGTGGTTCGTTTGTTCATCATCATGCTCGGGGTTACAATCATTGCACCACACTTCTATACACACTCTACTATCTATATCTATGACTCTGATATGTTTCAATTCATTCAAGTTTGGTCCTTCAAAGTTTCCTTCAAAGTTTACTGGGTCGGTCCCATCTAAGGCGCTTACTGGGATAATTCTATGGGTCCCCGAATGAAATATGACTCCCTATATTGGTCACTACAAGTTGTAAAAGTTATTACACATCAAAAGATCAAAAGGTTGGAAGATTATCTTAGATTTAAAGACATTGGTAAATTGAAGATGTTTATTGTTGAAGActctatatgttttttttctatctAGATGATGATTCTTTTGTTTAATATATGATATTGATTATGTTTATGCAAATATAACCTTAAACAtaggcttaaatattttttcatgtaatttagtattttttttttcacttttatccttataattttttttattttaattcttataagatatgtttgttttatttttttcatccttaatTAAAACCTTTAGATAGTGGtttgaacaacaaaaaattattgtaacagctaaaaaatattatccaaaacactttaaggaaaaaataaaacaaacactattttttttaggaatacaaagaaaaaaaatgataaattacaatttaaaaaaatatttaagccttCTCATTCAAATAATGGCTAGTCATTACATAGTGACTTTATGAAAAGTTAtagtaacctttttttttttccttttttaagcgGGTGAATGTGGAATagattcaaaaattattttcaacattaCAATTGGAGACTATTACAGGAGGTTGTCACAAAATTTTGATGTTGAGATGGAAGATAGACCATGCattctataattttataatcatgCAATTTATGgttgtaatattttttcaataataaattttaaatatgttcattatttacaaataaattatagaataaataattataattttggtgttcgttctaatatataattttcattaataaaaagtttatattcttattattttaaattaaatgcacaaaatgttttatgaatttcattttgaaaattgattGAACCAaaagcatttttaatgttttcattttcagaaaAAAGAAGTCAAAACtagcatttttaaaattttgaaaatgtgaaaatgaaaattgttttcaacaaaagaaaacaaggaaacaatttttcaaacTAAACGTCCTCCTATGTTCTCACTTCTATTTTCAGCATGCACAGTCATCGTTCAAGATATTCATATTCTCAAAGGATCATTGTAAGGGTTCAATCAAGTGTTTAATATTTACCAACAAGCTAATCATTGTGGTGAGTTATTGGGCAAAATGGGTGTCAATGAGCAATGCATTGTGAGATTTTGGAGAGACCCTTCTTCTCAGACCTCCCACCAACTCGACTTTCCAATGCTTTGGCCTTTGGGCACTTTTGTAATATGTCAGTTTGCTGTGTGTTTCGTTATTAACTTTTTCACTCTTGTTTAAGGCAAAATATAAACTGTATATGTTTACCAACTTTTTAACTTTTCATCTTTTGGctcaattatattttagtttctcgcataattttggtttttaatcctcgacttttttaaaaaataaaaaataaaaaattgctaCAATCAAATTCTTCTGGTGTGTGGCTAGGGCCCGACGTCGtgtataaatttattgtaattattGTGTGGCTATTCCGAGTTAGATTGTATAACtgtttgatttaatcttttcaACTTAGGaaacataaatttattgtaattgttaattataaaatacataatatgaTTGTGAATAATTTATCtgtttgagtatttttttttgggggggggggttgaaatTTGAGTGTCCTATTTAATGAGGGGAATATAAGCAAATTGCGAACAGGATTAAATGGAAAGAAGTAAAATTAAACAAGGGTCTCTCCAAAATatttaggataaaatattagaCAATAGTGAAAGAGACAAAACAGAAAGAGTGTtgcattaaatgaataaaaaatcagcGTTGAATATGATATGAAATTCATATCGCGGTATCTCACCAGTCACAACAAATGAGAagataaaacattaaaacaactgtctagataataaaaaaactctaGAATATAACGAAGCTCCTGTGCACGCAGACACCATTTAGAAGGGTTCTTGTCAAATGTTCCCTAGCTGTAGCCCAGGCTTGAGTCAGTGTCTGCAATATTATTTAGAAATTTAGTATCAGATTGATGATCATAGCAATATGTTGATCTTATCAAAAAATTAGTCCATAAAgtatcaaaattgattttttgacAATAAAAGTAACCTAACGAAAATGTGTTACATAGCAGTAACTGTTTAGGGCCCTCAAAAGTAAGTTTAGTATGAGGAACAAATGTAGAAACCTCAGGTCAACGCTATGTGTTTCTGTAATGTAAACTGAAACACTAAGCATACGTTAGTGAAAGAGACAAAACAGAAAGAGTGTTGCATTTCCTGCTCAGACAGGGGGGAGTCAGCATCCATGCTATGGGAAGTCGCTTTTTCAGCAATAAGTGGTCCATTTGTTTCAAGTATCATCCTTCAAGGGAGGaaatatttagaaaatagaTCAAAACTTTTATGCAATGCAAATAACAAACTCTGATGCTTACCCTCCAACAATCTCATCAAGGCATAAAAGAATGAGGTCCAAGTTTTCCAGTGCCTCTCTTTTGTCAACATTGTTCCTGTAAAAGGCACAAAAAGATAATATGCGTGGCAGAAGAAGCATGGTGAGGAAAAGTGCATCTAAATTTCAAATCCAGATAGCAAAATTCGACCTAAAATACCTCAAGAGAAGCGTGACTGCATCAAAAAACCCTCAAGAACTGAAAAGCTAAAATGATTTCATTTGCATCATCGCCGCCAGTGACAAAGAAATGGAGATCTTGCACAAATTTGTAAACAATGATATTGTTGTCCAGTAATGTGATCTCAGCTGTAGATAATGCGAAACAATACACCAGTTACGAAAGAAACAGGATAAAGAGGACTATCTATATGATATTGTTGGATGCATGTTGATATATTgaccaaaaaggaaaaaggggaaaaatgTGTTAGAACTGTTTCCATCATATTAGAACTCAATTGCAGACAAATGATACCTTCTGACTTctgtaaataatatatataccaaaGGGTTCAAGCAAAAGATTATATTTGATGACTGAAATATGCATCATAGGACCCCAATAAAATTATGACTTGATACTATGGTAAGTGGCTGTCAAACTGTGATGCTTACCTTCTGTTCGAGCATTTGTCTTAACAGTCTTACTTACTGAACACAAACTTTTCAAAAGCTATCTTTGAGCTGTTGGTTGGCCAGTCGTCTGAAAAATCCTTGACTGGCACACGCTTTCCCTCTTGAGTCCAAAAGAAGAATATTCTTTATCGATGGACATGCGCCCTACAGATGAAATGCACCACAATTCATTAAAGAAGTTTACCACTACCACATGATACACGCAGCAGCCTATACCTTacacaaatatcattaaaagtTCAATTTATTATACAGAAttccaataaaatttaatcattttaccCCATTTTCTCATTCATTAAGGAAGGtgcaacacattttttttttcagtctgATATTTGTTCTCCTTTATGGCCacataacaataaattttataatacatgTTAGCACATGGTTATGGCATTGGACATTGCACAAACCGTGCGAAATCATCCCAAGCTGAATCGAAGAACTTCACTGCAGGGTAACATAGTGTATAAACAGAGTTTTCTCttaataaacaagaaaaaaatgaatcaatttctCTTGTTGTCAATTATCTAAGCACGAAATCAATTATAGCAATGCTTTCACAAACGCAGACATAGAATAACCAATTGATGTTGGTAATGTATATGAGCAAATACTGAGAACTTTATTTCCCCCTTAGATTAGTAGTTTTATTAGTACGATAAGTAGTTGAATTGCTTCGTTTTTTGGTGAACAAAACAAACCCTCTTAGTTTTTTGGTGAATAACATAGCATATCGTAAATCGTTGGAGGGGTGTCAATTCCACCAGCTGAACCATGTTGGCCCACTTTGTTGTGGGTTTTATTAAGTACAAACTAAATCATAATGGGTTTACAGTTTTCTTTTTGGTAAAAGAAAGGGGCCGAAAGAGCAACATTAAGCAAGAATTCTTAGAACATCGcacaaaatcttattttatttttaaaaattgatagtttaaatttattttattgaaatgaatttaaaaaaataataatgatgatgatgattaattacaatatttgtAAACTTCCAAAGTTGACCCTCTCTATGTAGTTAGTCTTAAGATCAGGATAAATTGAATCGAGTTATAATTACAACGCAGTAATTTCATTGGTGGGTGGAGTCCGGAGAGAGTGAAGAAGATAGGAACTGAAATGCAAAGGCTGGGTGGCTCCACCCCcaagaaacaaagataaacCAGTAGATGATATGGACTAGACTAGACCTTGTACATGCATGACATGTAACTTCGATTTTTGCACCAAATATGCTTGCTCGTGCCTGATGGTATGTACTTTTTCCGTCTTATGCACTTTTCAAAAAATCTGATGgcagaaataatttaaaattttagaaagaatTATAATTGGtcaaaaatcaaaaatcaagagaaaaaaaaaagtaattgaatttgtttgaatttaatATAGTGCATCACTTAACCAAGGGGCATGATTACTtcgtattttgttttattttagtgaagcaTGATGTTTATAAATAAGTTGGCATTCGAATTGTAGTCACAAGTATGACATAATAGAATAAAATCCTTTGAATTGAGGTTTGTACGAGGGAACCATAAATATGAAGGTGAGACACATAGGAGATCATTGATTATATATAAACTAATATTAAATGGGGTATATATGAACAAGTCAAGAACAACATAGTAGTGCTAATTCACGGGCTGTAGAGGGAAGGACCACACTTGCATTTCCAACTTTCGGGCTCATAATTTGTGTACTGCAATCCCAAATGACTGCGCCTGCTGCTGGTGCTCGGCACTTGAATCGCTTCACATGGAGTGCAACCATAACACTTGTGCTCACAACTTGGTGGACTTGACCCTATTTTGCTCACTCCTCTATAGTAGTATGCTTCTTCCATTAAACCCTTTAAAAAAgggaattaagaaaataaacacgTTAATTAGGCTAACTCTCTGCATGGAGAGAAATTACTAGgtagtaaattaaaaaacttgaaTACGAATCACACACAAGACCATAGACACGTGTTAACTAGAATATGCTCCACTAGAAGGAAGACACACCTTTTCTGGCTCTACAGTATTAGATGGTGAAGACACTGGCCCTGGTCCTGGTGCCGCTTTGGGGCCTGATGGAGCATAGACAACAAAGGGCAAAAGGAATAAAATAGTTAGTTGTCAAAGAGCAATGTTCACTTGAGTTGAAAAGGCAAAAAGGGGAAGACATGctcaaacaattttatttttatgtatgtttGAAGGGGTTTTCTAACTTacgtcaaataaaaaaaatgaagttaaaaCAATTTCATCTTAAATGATTAGTGCAATTAAGGAAAAATGTACTTCATGAATCAtcttaaaatacattaaaaaaattacaccaatCATTTAAGATGGGATTGTTTAACTCCATAGTATTTAGTTTGTATAAGTTAGACAATCCcatgttttgaaaatatatttaaggaaATGGACTGACAGAAACTTTGAAGCTGAGGAGGTATGAAtgtatactatatatatatgatgaacaCATAATTGCAAGGAAAAGTAATGTTAAGAAGTCAATCATCAAAATTAGTGGGGTGCAGTTTATAACTAACCTGGATGGGACATTCCATCAGTTGGAGGAAAGGGCCTCCttgctactactactactacggATTCCCAACTAACTATTAGTAGAGCTAGCATAAAACAACAGAAtgttgctttcatttttttttttttgtttttcaaaacctAAAATGATGaatgtgatgatgatgagaATCTTCTTTCTCCCTTCACAACAAGAGGCAATTAGGCATGATGATTGATTGTTGAATTGTGGAATATATATAAGAAGGGCGAGAAAGGCTAGCTACTAACTAAACCAGCTTAGCTTGCAATTCCCAAAAACAAGGTCAGAGCCTACAAACTTAACTTGCAAGAGATTTTGTGAGCTTCTTCACAAGCAAGTGATTTTGCTTCACTTAGAGCAAGTTTCACCTTCACTAGGGAGTTCCTAAGACTAGTCTGTTATTCCACTCTCTTTCGGCCTCTAACCTTCAATTGCTTACCTTTCAATACAAGCCAAAGagcctttctctctctcaaatcaATCTAAGGGTAAGACACTATATACGGTGATCCACAAGTGCAGAATAACAGCACCCATTTTGGGCCTCAAACACCTGCAAGACCCACCCTCATAATTTTTCTGAtatttgatattaaaataatgatattgatATCTAGACTGCAGAGCCTTGCCTTTGTCTTTTAGTGATGCTTTGATTTCGTTGCCATATACGGAAGAAAGAAA includes these proteins:
- the LOC106796302 gene encoding EPIDERMAL PATTERNING FACTOR-like protein 1 → MKATFCCFMLALLIVSWESVVVVVARRPFPPTDGMSHPGPKAAPGPGPVSSPSNTVEPEKGLMEEAYYYRGVSKIGSSPPSCEHKCYGCTPCEAIQVPSTSSRRSHLGLQYTNYEPESWKCKCGPSLYSP